A single region of the Lacerta agilis isolate rLacAgi1 chromosome 9, rLacAgi1.pri, whole genome shotgun sequence genome encodes:
- the CDKN2AIP gene encoding LOW QUALITY PROTEIN: CDKN2A-interacting protein (The sequence of the model RefSeq protein was modified relative to this genomic sequence to represent the inferred CDS: inserted 1 base in 1 codon), translating into MAGGEAAPAAGPDSXALPRGEKVGEAANAGTGWVEKLRAECEPEGHWQHRREFLIRNAEGLPLSPGGKDGGGEDGDGDSVELRRLTSLSMVWANHVFLGCRYPLQVMEKVMDMAAGITVTNAPTHTLRDELVAKVKRGISSSNEGPEGPCKKRAVGTEKASEITGSDADSTKPEEPMETDTNPVKNLGKEAAKNAEKSLSSAAAQKVAPAASSTVAEEEAPAAAAASTVVQKVTPTAPVSTAQKVAPVASSTAPQIVAPTASSTAVQKVASAAPVSAAQKVAPAASSTVARVEARVANYESTATTRHKSAVTSSLPGPESKSNYCLNKPSESKSENTLASEKKGILEDTAVLASKSSSYASVVPAKVPCKLLTSEDAKERQPFFNRLYKAVAWKLVAVGGFSPNVNHVELLNSSIQSVKETLDVEFVPLKELADLPQNKSSQENVVCELRCKSVYLGTGCGKSKENAKAVASREALKLFLKKKVIVKLCKRKYKGREIEDLVS; encoded by the exons ATGGCCGGCGGGGAGGCCGCCCCAGCGGCGGGGCCCGACT GAGCCCTGCCGAGGGGTGAGAAAGTCGGGGAAGCCGCCAACGCCGGGACGGGCTGGGTGGAGAAGTTGCGCGCGGAGTGCGAGCCCGAGGGGCACTGGCAACACCGCCGTGAGTTCTTGATTCGCAACGCGGAAGGCCTGCCCTTGTCGCCGGGCGGGAAAGACGGCGGTGGGGAGGACGGCGACGGAGACAGTGTGGAATTACGGCGACTGACCTCTCTGTCTATGGTGTGGGCCAACCATGTCTTCCTGGGATGCAG GTATCCTCTGCAAGTGATGGAAAAGGTGATGGACATGGCTGCAGGCATCACAGTGACCAATGCTCCAACCCACACTCTGAGAGATGAACTGGTTGCCAAGGTGAAACGAGGCATATCCAGTAGCAATG AAGGGCCAGAAGGGCCCTGCAAGAAGCGTGCTGTTGGGACAGAAAAAGCTTCTGAAATTACTGGCAGTGATGCAGATTCTACAAAGCCAGAAGAGCCCATGGAAACAGATACTAATCCTGTGAAGAACCTAGGAAAAGAGGCAGCAAAAAATGCAGAGAAGTCACTGTCTTCGGCTGCAGCCCAAAAGGTAGCACCTGCAGCATCTTCAACTGTGGCCGAAGAGGAagcacctgcagcagcagcagcatcaacagTGGTTCAGAAGGTAACGCCTACGGCTCCAGTCTCTACAGCTCAGAAGGTAGCACCTGTAGCCTCTTCAACTGCACCTCAGATAGTAGCACCCACAGCATCCTCAACTGCAGTCCAGAAGGTAGCATCTGCAGCTCCAGTCTCTGCAGCCCAGAAGGTAGCACCCGCTGCATCTTCAACTGTAGCAAGAGTAGAAGCCAGAGTTGCTAATTATGAATCTACAGCAACCACCAGGCACAAATCAGCTGTGACTTCTTCTTTGCCTGGCCCTGAATCAAAGTCGAATTACTGTTTAAATAAACCTTCAGAATCCAAATCTGAAAACACATTAGCATCTGAAAAGAAAGGCATATTGGAAGATACAGCAGTGTTAGCTTCAAAAAGCAGCTCATACGCAAGTGTGGTTCCTGCCAAAGTGCCATGCAAATTATTAACAAGTGAAGACGCAAAAGAGAGGCAACCATTTTTCAATAGACTATACAAAGCTGTTGCTTGGAAGTTGGTTGCTGTTGGAGGGTTTAGTCCCAATGTCAATCATGTAGAACTCTTAAACTCATCCATTCAGTCTGTAAAGGAAACATTAGATGTTGAATTTGTCCCACTGAAAGAGCTGGCGGATTTACCTCAGAATAAAAGCTCTCAGGAAAATGTGGTGTGTGAACTGAGATGTAAATCGGTGTATTTGGGTACTGGCTGTGGAAAAAGTAAGGAAAATGCCAAAGCAGTTGCTTCAAGGGAGGCACTGAAACTATTTCTCAAGAAAAAGGTAATTGTGAAATTATGTAAAAGGAAGTACAAAGGAAGGGAGATTGAAGATTTGGTGTCTTGA